Proteins from a single region of Geothrix sp. PMB-07:
- a CDS encoding ABC transporter permease, which produces MSVPAKAPGRAAPGRAWVSRAPEQLRAALQSIWSHRMRSVLTTLGIIIGVASVITVVNLTKSLEARIMADVNQEGSLTFFLSPGMSNKAWRAGKKIKRQPLDSETIRDLQEMVPQVKLASPDMYIWGRNTAKAGDVTRRVMIHAIGEQGLDLANLKLALGRAFTATDRSMRAPVVVLGARIAEELGLEQALGRTFTLNGQTAEVVGILKKQGDMPFVPQDDEASWGPDNEVYVPFGSFKEFMQPWMLENISYRLQIEPTLSPNEAEEVLRSSLRRVRGLHGDDPDNFNLETNQKQVEMIEKLTGSLMLAAGGMVSISLLVGGIGVMNIMLVSVTERTREIGIRKALGARRRIILTQFLIEAMLLCLVGGLIGLGLGLSLGGVLSQLLLKQVSTVPLWAVASAFFVPAIVGLGFGLYPAAKASKLDPIEALRYE; this is translated from the coding sequence GTGAGCGTTCCGGCGAAGGCCCCAGGGAGGGCCGCCCCGGGGAGGGCTTGGGTCTCCCGGGCCCCAGAGCAACTCCGCGCGGCCCTGCAGAGCATCTGGTCCCATCGCATGCGCTCGGTGCTCACCACCCTGGGCATCATCATCGGCGTGGCCTCGGTGATCACCGTGGTGAACCTCACCAAGAGCCTCGAAGCCCGCATCATGGCCGACGTGAACCAGGAAGGCAGCCTCACCTTCTTCCTGAGCCCCGGCATGTCCAACAAGGCCTGGCGGGCGGGCAAGAAGATCAAGCGGCAGCCCCTGGATAGTGAAACCATCCGCGATCTCCAGGAGATGGTGCCCCAGGTGAAGCTGGCTTCACCCGACATGTACATCTGGGGCCGCAACACAGCCAAGGCCGGTGACGTCACCCGACGCGTGATGATCCATGCCATCGGCGAACAGGGTCTGGATCTCGCCAACCTCAAGCTGGCCTTGGGCCGGGCCTTCACCGCCACGGACCGCAGCATGCGGGCCCCGGTGGTGGTGCTCGGGGCGCGCATCGCCGAAGAACTGGGCCTGGAGCAGGCCCTGGGTCGCACCTTCACCCTCAACGGCCAGACCGCCGAGGTGGTGGGCATCCTCAAGAAGCAGGGCGACATGCCCTTCGTTCCCCAGGATGACGAGGCCAGCTGGGGGCCGGACAACGAGGTCTACGTGCCCTTCGGCAGTTTCAAGGAATTCATGCAGCCTTGGATGCTGGAGAACATCAGCTACCGCCTGCAGATCGAGCCCACCCTTTCCCCCAACGAAGCCGAAGAGGTGCTGCGTTCCAGCCTCCGCCGCGTGCGGGGTCTGCACGGAGATGATCCAGACAATTTCAACCTGGAGACCAACCAGAAACAGGTGGAGATGATCGAGAAACTCACGGGCAGCCTCATGCTGGCGGCCGGGGGCATGGTGTCCATCAGCCTGCTGGTGGGCGGCATCGGCGTCATGAACATCATGCTGGTGAGCGTCACCGAACGCACCCGCGAGATCGGCATCCGCAAGGCCCTGGGCGCCCGACGTCGCATCATCCTCACGCAGTTCCTCATCGAGGCCATGCTGCTCTGCCTGGTGGGCGGCCTCATCGGCCTGGGACTCGGCCTTTCGCTGGGTGGCGTCCTCAGCCAGCTGCTGCTGAAACAGGTGAGCACCGTGCCGCTCTGGGCCGTGGCCTCGGCCTTCTTTGTACCGGCCATCGTGGGCCTGGGCTTCGGCCTCTACCCCGCCGCCAAAGCCAGCAAGCTGGATCCCATCGAGGCCTTGCGATATGAGTGA
- a CDS encoding efflux RND transporter periplasmic adaptor subunit, giving the protein MKLKPWMYAGSALLLVGGLIGWKAIATSSEADVPFTVETIRRQDVRESVTANGEIQALSKVNVGTTVTGEIKQIHVKDGQTVRAGDLLVTLDQERFIQDLNRADLSLRMARQDQDTAEATFKKQEATFQRQEALFKQSLISVDQFQDSKLARDSADIALQRAKVAVQQAQAQVALSKDALDKTVLRAPMTGRVTGLKAEKGEMAIAGQTNLAGATLMVISDMGEMLAEAKVGELEVSKLRAGQPAEVQVDALPGLVFQAKVFNVANSVDRSQSSGMSNSQEAQNYKVRVQLEGSQADLDRLRPGMSARVAILANEIKQTVAVPLQSVLEREERSGGLGLVARTRTTIFVVKDGVVEERTLKLGASTRRQAQVLEGVKEGEQVITGPTKGLATLATGKKVKLAKAEATK; this is encoded by the coding sequence ATGAAGCTCAAGCCCTGGATGTACGCTGGCAGCGCCCTTCTCCTGGTAGGAGGACTGATCGGATGGAAGGCCATCGCCACTTCCTCGGAAGCCGATGTGCCCTTCACCGTGGAGACCATCCGCCGTCAGGATGTGAGGGAAAGCGTCACGGCCAACGGTGAAATCCAGGCCCTGTCCAAAGTGAACGTGGGCACCACCGTGACGGGCGAGATCAAGCAGATCCATGTGAAGGATGGTCAGACCGTGAGGGCTGGCGACCTCCTGGTGACCCTCGACCAGGAGCGTTTCATCCAGGATCTCAACCGCGCCGACCTGAGCCTGCGCATGGCGCGGCAGGACCAGGACACGGCCGAGGCCACCTTCAAGAAGCAGGAGGCGACCTTCCAGCGGCAGGAGGCCCTGTTCAAGCAGAGCCTCATTTCGGTGGATCAGTTCCAGGATTCCAAGCTGGCCCGCGACAGCGCCGACATCGCCCTTCAGCGGGCCAAGGTGGCGGTGCAGCAGGCCCAGGCCCAGGTGGCGCTTTCCAAGGATGCCCTGGACAAGACCGTGCTGCGCGCTCCGATGACGGGCCGAGTGACCGGCCTGAAGGCTGAAAAGGGCGAGATGGCCATCGCGGGCCAGACCAACCTGGCGGGCGCCACCCTCATGGTGATCTCGGACATGGGCGAGATGCTGGCCGAGGCCAAAGTGGGTGAGTTGGAGGTCTCCAAGCTGCGCGCCGGCCAGCCTGCCGAAGTGCAGGTGGACGCCCTGCCCGGCCTCGTGTTCCAGGCCAAGGTCTTCAACGTGGCCAACAGCGTGGACCGCTCCCAGAGCAGCGGCATGTCCAACTCCCAGGAGGCGCAGAACTACAAGGTACGCGTGCAGCTCGAAGGCAGCCAGGCCGACCTCGACCGTCTTCGCCCTGGCATGAGCGCCCGGGTGGCCATCCTCGCCAATGAGATCAAACAGACCGTGGCGGTACCACTCCAGTCGGTGCTGGAGCGCGAGGAACGGAGCGGGGGCCTGGGCCTCGTGGCCCGAACACGAACGACCATCTTCGTGGTCAAGGATGGCGTGGTGGAGGAACGCACCCTCAAGCTGGGCGCCTCCACCCGGCGCCAGGCCCAGGTGCTGGAGGGCGTCAAAGAAGGCGAGCAGGTCATCACCGGCCCCACCAAGGGCCTCGCCACCCTGGCCACTGGCAAGAAGGTGAAGCTGGCCAAGGCGGAGGCCACCAAGTGA